The proteins below are encoded in one region of Peribacillus muralis:
- a CDS encoding organic hydroperoxide resistance protein, producing MKPLYTATVTVHGGREGHVKSEDGILDFDVRSPKELGGSGESATNPEQLFAAGYAACFDSALNLVLQKEKKKVDTSVTANVTIGKDEEDGGFKLAVRLDISIPDLKKEEAQDFVKKAHATCPYSKATRGNVDVTLNLV from the coding sequence TTGAAACCATTATATACAGCTACAGTAACCGTACACGGAGGACGTGAAGGACATGTTAAGTCAGAGGACGGAATTCTTGACTTCGATGTCAGGTCACCTAAGGAACTAGGCGGTTCCGGTGAAAGTGCAACCAACCCTGAACAATTATTTGCGGCTGGTTATGCTGCCTGTTTTGATAGTGCCTTGAATCTTGTTCTGCAAAAGGAAAAGAAAAAAGTCGATACTTCCGTGACGGCGAATGTCACGATCGGTAAAGATGAGGAAGATGGAGGCTTTAAATTAGCTGTCCGGCTGGATATTTCAATTCCTGATTTGAAGAAGGAAGAAGCCCAAGACTTTGTCAAAAAGGCCCACGCGACATGTCCATATTCAAAAGCAACCCGCGGAAATGTCGATGTTACCCTTAATTTGGTATAA
- a CDS encoding GntR family transcriptional regulator, with translation MMFELDVQSRRPIYEQLMDNFKELMINEVLQEHNQLPSIRILAQELEINPNTIQKAYKQLESDGYIYTLPGKGNFVAPPESIKNPLKEEKIRNELTKVLSEAIYIGIDKHEIYKLVKDISPLAKEGDS, from the coding sequence ATGATGTTTGAGTTGGATGTCCAAAGCCGGAGACCTATATATGAGCAATTGATGGATAATTTTAAGGAACTAATGATTAATGAGGTTTTACAGGAACACAATCAGCTTCCATCGATTCGAATATTGGCACAGGAATTGGAAATCAATCCAAATACTATTCAGAAAGCCTACAAACAGCTGGAATCTGACGGATATATATATACATTGCCTGGCAAAGGGAATTTCGTCGCCCCGCCTGAATCCATTAAAAATCCCTTGAAAGAAGAGAAAATCAGAAACGAGCTAACAAAAGTGCTTTCTGAAGCTATATATATCGGAATCGATAAACATGAAATCTATAAATTAGTAAAAGATATCAGTCCACTGGCAAAGGAGGGAGATTCATGA
- a CDS encoding ABC transporter ATP-binding protein gives MIEIKQVSKLYEGKEAISNVTLSIEKGSIFGLLGSNGAGKTTLLKMLSGNLIQDSGEVLIDLSPVFENREVKNRCFFLPDTPYFLANYTIWQMAVFYSCVYSKWNEERFFQLQETFSIPLQYKIHKLSKGMQRQVAFWLALSTMPEVLILDEPFDGLDPVMRKNVRQLLVQDVEDRNMTILISSHNLREIEDLADHVGILHKGELIIQKDLADLKADVHKVQIAFKHKIPHGIYRGIQILDKQRQGSVIVCIVKGKETSIKAHFNQFQPDIFDMLPLTLEEIFIYEMGDIGYAIQNNLA, from the coding sequence ATGATTGAAATAAAACAAGTGAGTAAATTATATGAAGGGAAAGAAGCGATAAGTAACGTCACGCTGTCCATTGAAAAAGGCAGCATATTCGGTTTACTGGGCTCCAATGGGGCAGGAAAAACGACGCTTTTAAAAATGCTTTCAGGCAACCTGATTCAGGATTCGGGTGAGGTACTGATTGACTTATCACCTGTTTTCGAAAACCGTGAAGTGAAAAACCGTTGTTTCTTCCTTCCTGATACGCCTTATTTCTTAGCTAACTATACGATCTGGCAAATGGCCGTTTTTTACAGCTGTGTATACAGTAAGTGGAACGAAGAACGCTTTTTTCAGTTACAGGAAACATTTTCGATACCCCTACAATATAAAATACATAAGCTTTCAAAGGGGATGCAGAGACAGGTTGCTTTTTGGCTTGCCCTCTCTACGATGCCTGAAGTTCTGATACTGGATGAACCTTTTGATGGGCTGGATCCGGTCATGCGTAAAAATGTGAGACAGTTATTAGTTCAGGATGTAGAGGACCGGAATATGACGATTTTGATTTCCTCACACAATCTTCGGGAAATTGAAGATTTGGCCGATCATGTAGGGATCTTACATAAAGGCGAGCTTATTATCCAAAAGGATCTGGCTGATTTAAAAGCGGATGTACATAAAGTGCAGATTGCCTTTAAGCATAAAATTCCCCACGGGATTTACCGTGGAATCCAAATTCTTGATAAGCAAAGACAAGGAAGTGTGATCGTGTGCATCGTTAAAGGAAAGGAAACGAGTATTAAAGCGCACTTTAATCAGTTTCAACCTGACATTTTCGATATGCTCCCCCTTACTTTAGAGGAGATATTCATCTATGAAATGGGGGATATAGGTTATGCCATCCAGAATAACCTGGCTTAA